CCGGGCTGGCATATCGAGTGCTCCGCGATGAGCGAGGCCCTGCTCGGCGACACCATCGACATCCACGGCGGCGGCCACGACCTGGTCTTCCCGCACCACGAGAACGAGCGCGCGCAGAGCACCTGCGCGCACGGCACCCAGTACGTGCGCTACTGGGTGCACAACGGCTTCCTCAACGTCGACAGCGAGAAGATGAGCAAGTCGCTGGGCAATTTCTTCACTATACGCGACATCCTCAAAACCTATGATGCCGAGATCGTGCGCTTTTTCATCCTATCGGCTCATTACCGTTCCCCCATCGACTTTTCCGATCAAAACCTCAAAGAGTCGCGTTTAGGTTTGACCCGTTTTTACGAAGGGTTGCAGGCCGCTGCCGAAGTGCTGGCCGAATGCCCGGACAGCGATGTTGTCGCCAGTGATGGTGAGGAGCTGGAAGCCAAGTTCCGTGAAGCGATGGACGACGACTTCAACACAGCATTGGCCATAGGTCACCTGTTTGAAGGTGTGCGGACGATGAACCGGCTGATGGCGACTAAAAAGTTCCGCAAAAAAGCTGATCTTGTAGCGTCGGTACGCGCCTTGTATCAAACATTCTTTAAACTGGGTGATGTCCTTGGCATGTTTGGTTCCGAGCCACAGCAGTGGTTGGAGCAGCAGAACCTGGCTGGATTGGCCGACCTCGGTATCACCGCCGAGCAGGTAGATGGCTGGATTGCCGAGCGTTTGCAGGCACGCCAGGATAAAGACTTTGCCCGTTCCGACGAGATTCGTGATGAGCTGGTTGAAAAGGGGATATTGTTGCTCGATAGTGCCGCCGGGACGACTTGGAAGATTAAGTGACTTGCTGTGACACTTGCAGGGGATATAATGTTTAAGTAGCTTGTCATTTCGTGATTGATACAGACAGGAGATATCTCTATGAATATCAATTCACAACTTACCAATAGTTCAACTTTGCTGCCCGATGTTCAGGTTGATCGCTATCAAAAGCAATCAAAGAATGGGCAAGTTGATGGCGC
Above is a genomic segment from Algiphilus sp. containing:
- the cysS gene encoding cysteine--tRNA ligase, which encodes MQLHNTISGRKEAFVPADPERVTMYVCGPTVYSFAHIGNARPAVVFDVLARVLRRRFAGVAYVRNITDIDDKINAAAAREGVDIDVITQRFAAAYHEDLAALGVAPPDFEPRVTEHIPDILAMIQRLVDKGHAYEAEGHVLFNVTSYPEYGQLSRRDRREMLAGARVEVAPYKKDPGDFVLWKPSDADQPGWDSPWGRGRPGWHIECSAMSEALLGDTIDIHGGGHDLVFPHHENERAQSTCAHGTQYVRYWVHNGFLNVDSEKMSKSLGNFFTIRDILKTYDAEIVRFFILSAHYRSPIDFSDQNLKESRLGLTRFYEGLQAAAEVLAECPDSDVVASDGEELEAKFREAMDDDFNTALAIGHLFEGVRTMNRLMATKKFRKKADLVASVRALYQTFFKLGDVLGMFGSEPQQWLEQQNLAGLADLGITAEQVDGWIAERLQARQDKDFARSDEIRDELVEKGILLLDSAAGTTWKIK